The following proteins are co-located in the Syntrophorhabdaceae bacterium genome:
- a CDS encoding HAMP domain-containing methyl-accepting chemotaxis protein, giving the protein MKFDNVKIGKKLGVGFGVTIVLMVIICAVAIFNSQMTNSMLLRIIKVDELKIQYANDMKDAIDSITRSIAVLPFASAEIVEEEKNSILILRPKYKEAVEKLGKLLETQEEKDLFNRFKEVVKSGAETNNKIIELVNDGKKQEAQILYLNETRQNTKLLVETTNALIKNQEKQLEEKVSKLLSVSKKLLLVIIIVGVVSIIIGIFMSIKITRSIKAPVEKAAEQLELMSQGDFTFSISENAIKRGDELGVIARAMDALNTNLKKVFNEIISSVHSLTSSATQLSSIAEEMSRTAESSSNRANSVATSSEEMSQTVVDIAKNTANIADSAKKAVDTAQQGNMIVERSVGEVKEIDETVNESARFVKSLGERSAHIGEIVSVINDIADQTNLLALNAAIEAARAGEQGRGFAVVADEVRKLAERTAQATSEIEDMIKAIQNEVGKAVEIMDTATVKVQSGVSLTAQAGDALKAIVKSSDELQLMVQQIASATEEMSATSEEISKEIVDIANASRDTTASSHETAQAAVSLSQIATKLDETIRFFRLS; this is encoded by the coding sequence ATGAAGTTTGACAATGTCAAGATAGGAAAGAAATTAGGGGTTGGTTTTGGTGTAACTATAGTTCTCATGGTAATCATTTGTGCTGTAGCTATTTTCAATTCACAGATGACAAATTCCATGTTATTAAGGATTATCAAAGTAGATGAACTAAAGATACAATATGCCAATGACATGAAAGATGCCATAGATAGTATAACCAGGTCTATTGCTGTTTTGCCTTTTGCAAGTGCCGAAATAGTGGAGGAAGAAAAAAATAGCATACTCATATTAAGGCCTAAATATAAGGAGGCAGTAGAAAAACTCGGAAAGCTATTAGAGACCCAGGAGGAGAAGGATCTCTTTAATCGTTTTAAAGAAGTTGTAAAAAGCGGTGCCGAGACAAACAATAAGATTATAGAGCTTGTAAACGATGGCAAAAAACAGGAGGCTCAGATTTTATATCTCAATGAAACAAGACAAAACACAAAGCTTCTCGTAGAAACAACAAATGCCCTTATTAAAAATCAGGAAAAGCAACTCGAGGAAAAGGTAAGTAAACTGTTATCGGTGAGTAAAAAGCTACTTCTGGTAATCATCATTGTTGGTGTTGTTTCCATCATTATAGGCATATTCATGTCCATAAAGATCACAAGGAGTATAAAGGCACCAGTTGAAAAGGCAGCAGAGCAACTTGAACTCATGTCACAGGGTGATTTTACCTTCTCCATATCCGAAAATGCCATTAAAAGGGGTGATGAACTTGGTGTTATTGCCAGGGCAATGGATGCCTTAAATACAAATCTAAAAAAGGTATTTAATGAGATAATAAGCAGTGTTCACTCCCTTACATCATCGGCAACGCAACTTTCATCCATTGCAGAGGAGATGTCAAGGACAGCAGAGAGTTCATCTAACAGGGCAAATTCTGTTGCCACTTCATCAGAGGAGATGTCCCAGACCGTAGTGGATATTGCAAAGAACACGGCAAATATTGCCGATTCTGCCAAAAAGGCTGTGGATACTGCACAACAAGGTAACATGATAGTGGAGAGGTCAGTAGGCGAGGTTAAAGAGATAGATGAGACCGTCAATGAGTCTGCAAGGTTTGTAAAATCCCTTGGCGAAAGGTCAGCCCACATTGGTGAGATTGTAAGCGTCATAAACGATATTGCAGACCAGACAAATCTCCTGGCATTAAACGCAGCTATTGAGGCAGCCCGTGCAGGTGAACAGGGCAGGGGTTTTGCAGTTGTTGCCGATGAGGTGAGAAAGCTTGCAGAGAGGACAGCTCAGGCTACATCAGAGATAGAGGATATGATAAAGGCAATTCAGAATGAGGTTGGAAAGGCAGTGGAGATTATGGATACTGCCACGGTCAAGGTTCAATCAGGTGTATCACTCACTGCACAGGCAGGGGATGCCTTAAAGGCAATCGTTAAGAGTTCAGATGAACTTCAGCTAATGGTTCAGCAGATTGCATCGGCAACAGAGGAGATGTCTGCTACCTCTGAGGAGATAAGCAAAGAGATAGTGGATATAGCCAATGCATCAAGGGATACCACTGCAAGCTCCCATGAGACAGCCCAGGCAGCAGTAAGCCTTTCTCAGATTGCAACAAAACTGGATGAGACCATAAGGTTCTTCAGGCTTTCATAA
- a CDS encoding HDOD domain-containing protein → MLRQRLLSKASELKIAPSLECIVDKTIEVATNPNSSTTDILKIVELDPGISAKILSISNSAYYNRGTITHDINHALIKIGFDEAKNILLCLLLVENMLRTLKLKFRDLLEYWKHSLYVASSARIFAEKSLEYNPKKAYMASLLHDIGKIILYGELENYMEMASAAYEKGISIWNMEREEYGTDHQEIGYIIAKKWRLPEEICSVIKNHHNPDYGEEKFSTLIKINKIADNFYYMKESKEVPEMTILLKEKNNIMKEMEKNMEIINIHKDGR, encoded by the coding sequence GTGTTAAGACAAAGACTTCTCTCAAAGGCTTCTGAATTAAAAATAGCCCCATCATTAGAATGCATAGTCGACAAAACTATCGAGGTTGCAACAAATCCTAATTCATCCACAACAGATATACTTAAAATAGTAGAACTCGACCCTGGCATAAGCGCCAAGATTCTCAGCATATCCAATTCTGCATATTATAATAGAGGGACAATAACCCATGACATAAATCATGCATTAATAAAGATAGGGTTCGATGAAGCAAAAAACATCCTGTTATGTCTGCTTTTAGTAGAAAATATGTTAAGGACATTAAAGCTAAAATTCCGAGACCTCTTAGAGTACTGGAAGCACTCTCTTTATGTGGCATCATCTGCAAGGATCTTTGCAGAGAAAAGCTTAGAATATAACCCAAAAAAGGCATATATGGCTTCTCTCCTCCATGATATAGGCAAAATTATTTTATATGGAGAATTAGAAAATTATATGGAGATGGCCAGTGCAGCGTATGAAAAAGGTATTTCCATTTGGAATATGGAGCGCGAAGAATATGGCACCGACCATCAGGAGATAGGCTATATAATTGCAAAAAAATGGAGACTCCCAGAGGAAATTTGTTCTGTTATAAAAAATCATCATAACCCTGATTATGGAGAAGAAAAATTTAGCACCCTCATTAAGATTAATAAGATTGCAGATAATTTTTATTATATGAAAGAGTCAAAAGAGGTCCCCGAGATGACCATACTCCTAAAAGAAAAGAATAATATCATGAAGGAGATGGAAAAAAATATGGAGATTATAAATATCCATAAAGATGGAAGATAG
- a CDS encoding GNAT family N-acetyltransferase: MEEVEPVKLRILTIRDLDAVTEIDYSLLGKRRKAYWATRLEYAETSGVPSLAAEVNGELIGFILGSASGWEYGIPENVAWIDTLGVKKEYQRKGIARLLFNEMLSMFKKVGVDTIYVFVNWKDQELLQFFERMGFKKGDMINLELKI, encoded by the coding sequence ATGGAAGAGGTCGAGCCTGTAAAATTAAGGATATTGACCATAAGGGATTTAGATGCAGTAACAGAGATTGATTATTCTCTCCTGGGCAAAAGAAGAAAGGCATACTGGGCAACAAGACTTGAATATGCAGAGACATCAGGTGTTCCATCCCTTGCAGCAGAGGTAAATGGTGAGCTCATAGGATTTATACTTGGTAGTGCCAGCGGCTGGGAATACGGTATACCTGAAAATGTCGCATGGATCGATACCCTTGGTGTTAAAAAAGAATATCAGAGAAAAGGGATTGCAAGGCTCCTCTTCAATGAAATGCTCTCTATGTTTAAGAAGGTAGGGGTAGACACAATATATGTATTTGTCAACTGGAAGGACCAGGAATTATTACAGTTTTTCGAGAGAATGGGCTTTAAAAAAGGCGATATGATTAATCTGGAGTTAAAGATATAA
- a CDS encoding 4-alpha-glucanotransferase — MKVIFKLFCQTVWGQEVYLVFTSHVNGTSKLKMEYIEDYVWVKDITILQDDLDYVHYSYIIMDSKGTSVKDGAGNRSLSTKAWKENGYHNVIIMDSWISPSEPSTLLFTSFFTQVVYKSNEIKDIVEKKSKKIDGKKKTSEMHMIFKVFAPWLQGDEAVFIVGNIPEFGDWDTYKAIGMEKIENGVWLAEVSIDSHVRHGEYKYIIKDEKGLTIKWEEGANRHFELTDGDFFVVNDNIFRSGKLWRGTGVAVPVFSLRSENSLGTGEFNDLKLLVDWAVQSGLKVIQILPVNDTTRQYGWMDAYPYSCISVYALHPLYLNIEAIGDIPEDIKSVIHEEKKRLNSFEHLEYEEVMKIKIELARRLFGRLKDDFFKSKDFQDFFHENAFWLKSYALFCALRDRYSTSHFMAWNGYKDIKPETIEVLISPGSEFYEDVCFCYFLQYHLHCQLMEASIYAKNRGVALKGDIPIGVHPDSHECWIYPHIFHMDRSAGAPPDPFSDQGQNWGFPTYNWDRMAEDDYLWWKNRLRKMSQYFQLVRLDHVLGFFRIWEIPKGMYSGLMGRFNPVLPITKDELEREGFKDLSRLCEPYITVDIIGEVFDELKDYVMEVCLEPRGDGLFTIKEDFSDQAKIDLFLETHDMAEKVKPWQKGLIREGLFKLLSNFILFKDEMGRGFHFRINMMHTSSFKYLERWQQDRLIALYNDYFYHRQDELWRNSAMKKLPMLKEASNMLICGEDLGMIPDCVQPVMEELCLLGLRIQRMPKETGREFGCPWEYQYLTVCTTSSHDMSTIRGWWEEEREKAARFYNHILKKQGPPPEECTSDIVRDIILQHLESPSMLAVFPIQDLLSMSDTLRRRGDPHNEQINNPADPYHRWRYRMHITIEDLLKDKDFSEMLLSMATRSCRV, encoded by the coding sequence GTGAAGGTCATATTTAAACTATTCTGCCAGACAGTTTGGGGCCAGGAGGTCTATTTAGTATTTACGTCCCACGTGAACGGAACATCAAAGTTAAAGATGGAATATATAGAGGATTATGTATGGGTCAAGGATATTACCATACTACAAGATGATTTAGATTATGTTCACTATTCATATATCATCATGGATTCAAAAGGCACATCTGTTAAAGACGGTGCAGGCAATAGAAGTCTATCAACGAAGGCATGGAAAGAAAATGGCTATCATAATGTCATTATAATGGATTCATGGATAAGTCCATCAGAACCATCCACTTTGTTGTTTACATCCTTTTTCACCCAAGTTGTTTATAAAAGCAATGAAATAAAAGATATTGTTGAGAAAAAATCAAAAAAAATAGACGGAAAGAAGAAGACATCTGAGATGCATATGATTTTTAAGGTGTTTGCACCTTGGTTGCAGGGAGATGAGGCTGTCTTCATCGTGGGCAATATACCTGAATTTGGAGATTGGGATACCTATAAGGCAATCGGCATGGAGAAGATAGAAAACGGTGTTTGGTTGGCCGAGGTCTCCATAGATAGCCATGTAAGACATGGGGAATATAAATATATCATAAAAGATGAAAAGGGCTTAACGATTAAGTGGGAGGAAGGCGCAAACAGGCATTTTGAACTGACAGACGGTGATTTTTTTGTAGTGAATGACAATATTTTTCGTTCAGGGAAACTATGGAGAGGCACAGGTGTAGCCGTCCCTGTTTTTTCTCTAAGGAGTGAAAATAGCCTCGGCACCGGTGAATTTAATGACCTAAAACTCCTTGTAGATTGGGCAGTTCAATCTGGCCTTAAAGTAATCCAAATTTTACCTGTAAATGATACAACAAGGCAGTATGGGTGGATGGATGCATATCCATATTCATGTATATCTGTGTATGCCCTACACCCTTTATATCTAAATATAGAAGCCATAGGTGATATACCGGAAGATATAAAAAGTGTAATCCATGAGGAAAAAAAGAGGCTAAATAGCTTTGAACACCTTGAATACGAAGAGGTAATGAAAATAAAGATAGAGCTTGCCAGAAGGCTATTTGGCAGACTTAAAGATGATTTTTTCAAATCAAAAGACTTTCAGGATTTTTTTCATGAAAATGCCTTCTGGTTAAAATCTTATGCACTTTTTTGCGCCTTAAGGGATAGATACTCTACAAGTCATTTTATGGCATGGAATGGTTATAAGGACATAAAACCTGAGACAATAGAAGTTCTTATATCTCCTGGCTCTGAATTTTATGAGGATGTATGTTTTTGCTATTTTCTCCAGTATCATCTCCATTGTCAATTAATGGAGGCATCCATTTATGCAAAGAATAGGGGGGTGGCATTAAAAGGTGATATCCCCATAGGAGTTCACCCTGATAGTCATGAGTGCTGGATTTATCCTCATATATTCCATATGGATAGGTCTGCTGGCGCTCCGCCAGACCCATTTTCCGACCAAGGTCAGAATTGGGGATTTCCTACATATAATTGGGATAGGATGGCCGAAGATGATTACCTATGGTGGAAGAATCGCCTTAGAAAGATGTCCCAATACTTTCAATTGGTGAGGCTTGACCATGTTCTTGGATTCTTTAGGATATGGGAGATCCCAAAGGGCATGTATTCAGGTCTTATGGGCAGGTTTAATCCGGTATTGCCTATCACAAAAGATGAGTTAGAAAGAGAGGGATTCAAAGATCTTTCCAGGCTTTGCGAACCCTATATAACCGTTGATATCATAGGCGAGGTATTTGATGAACTGAAAGACTATGTAATGGAGGTATGCCTCGAACCCAGAGGCGATGGATTATTTACGATTAAGGAGGATTTTTCTGATCAGGCAAAGATAGATCTATTTCTTGAAACTCATGATATGGCAGAAAAAGTTAAACCATGGCAAAAAGGGCTCATAAGAGAAGGCTTATTCAAGCTTTTGTCTAATTTCATACTGTTTAAGGATGAAATGGGTAGAGGATTTCATTTTAGGATAAATATGATGCATACCTCCTCTTTTAAATACCTTGAGAGATGGCAACAGGATAGACTTATTGCCCTGTATAATGATTATTTTTATCATCGTCAGGATGAGCTATGGCGTAATAGCGCCATGAAAAAACTTCCCATGCTGAAAGAGGCATCAAATATGCTTATCTGCGGTGAAGACCTGGGTATGATACCTGATTGTGTCCAGCCTGTTATGGAAGAGCTTTGTTTATTGGGGCTTCGGATCCAGAGGATGCCTAAAGAGACAGGCAGGGAGTTCGGATGCCCCTGGGAATATCAATACCTAACCGTTTGCACCACATCGAGCCATGATATGTCTACAATAAGGGGCTGGTGGGAAGAAGAGAGAGAAAAGGCCGCTCGATTTTATAATCATATACTGAAGAAACAAGGTCCGCCTCCTGAAGAATGCACATCAGATATAGTAAGGGATATTATATTACAGCATCTTGAGTCACCTTCCATGCTTGCCGTATTTCCTATTCAGGACCTCCTCTCCATGAGTGATACATTGAGAAGACGAGGAGACCCCCATAATGAACAGATAAACAATCCTGCAGACCCCTATCATAGATGGCGTTATCGTATGCACATCACCATTGAAGATCTATTGAAGGATAAGGATTTCAGTGAAATGCTTCTTAGTATGGCCACAAGATCATGCAGGGTATAA
- a CDS encoding GNAT family N-acetyltransferase, with translation MGEVKINIRFMRAEDFDAVVRIDNKVLGLNRPEYYKIKFEKFVQSKDYVPTSMVAETEDGKVAGFVMGELYIGEFGISQEKATLDTIGVDPDFQRRGIGELLINEYLAHLKKLGVEKVNTLVDWDDAKLIHFFSANKFSPSKIINLERPL, from the coding sequence ATGGGTGAGGTAAAGATCAACATTAGGTTTATGAGGGCTGAAGATTTTGATGCTGTCGTCAGGATTGACAACAAGGTCCTTGGACTAAACAGGCCTGAATACTATAAGATAAAATTTGAAAAATTCGTCCAGTCCAAGGATTATGTCCCTACTTCTATGGTAGCCGAGACAGAAGATGGAAAAGTTGCTGGATTTGTAATGGGAGAACTTTATATCGGTGAGTTTGGTATATCCCAGGAAAAGGCAACCCTGGATACAATAGGTGTTGACCCTGATTTTCAGCGAAGAGGCATAGGAGAGTTATTGATCAATGAGTATCTGGCTCACCTAAAAAAGCTCGGTGTTGAAAAGGTTAATACCCTTGTGGACTGGGATGATGCAAAACTGATCCACTTTTTTAGTGCCAATAAATTTAGTCCTTCTAAGATTATAAATCTTGAGAGACCCCTGTAA
- a CDS encoding hydrogenase iron-sulfur subunit, protein MSAALKFKPRIIGFACNWUAYGAADLAGVSRLQYTNEIRLIRVMCSGRVDLSFVLKAFSNGIDGVFIGACHLNECNYVTHGNYHTQNMVLLAKRLLEYIGINPNRLRLQFMSGAEANVFVESVNDFTKTIKGIGPLGKAEGIHEEQMKAKIEEVMKLVPYIKVVMNEKLSKRLENPHEDPDAFKDYFTKEEVEKLFTETVSYWIDPAKCQACMTCARRCPVEAIDSKKNMVHIIDQDKCIKCGTCFNACPPRFGAVTKIVGQPVPPPIPEDQRTIVRKGKEKEVA, encoded by the coding sequence ATGAGCGCAGCACTTAAATTTAAACCAAGAATAATTGGCTTTGCTTGCAACTGGTGAGCTTACGGGGCTGCTGACCTGGCTGGAGTTTCCAGACTGCAATATACAAATGAAATAAGGCTTATTAGGGTTATGTGTTCCGGAAGAGTAGACCTTTCCTTTGTGCTCAAGGCTTTCTCTAACGGAATAGATGGGGTTTTTATAGGGGCATGCCATTTGAACGAATGTAATTATGTAACCCACGGCAACTATCATACCCAGAATATGGTTTTGTTGGCCAAGAGACTGTTGGAGTATATAGGCATCAATCCCAATAGGCTGAGGCTTCAATTTATGTCCGGTGCAGAAGCCAATGTCTTTGTGGAATCTGTGAATGACTTCACAAAAACAATTAAAGGTATAGGCCCCCTTGGTAAGGCAGAAGGCATCCATGAAGAACAGATGAAGGCAAAGATTGAAGAGGTAATGAAGCTTGTTCCTTATATTAAAGTTGTTATGAATGAAAAGCTCTCCAAAAGATTGGAGAATCCCCATGAAGATCCTGATGCTTTTAAAGATTACTTCACTAAAGAAGAGGTAGAGAAACTATTCACAGAGACCGTATCTTATTGGATAGACCCTGCTAAATGTCAGGCATGTATGACCTGTGCCAGGAGATGTCCTGTTGAGGCAATAGACAGCAAAAAGAATATGGTGCACATTATAGATCAGGATAAGTGTATCAAGTGTGGAACATGTTTTAACGCATGTCCTCCCAGGTTTGGGGCAGTGACAAAGATAGTGGGACAGCCTGTTCCGCCTCCAATACCAGAAGACCAGAGGACTATAGTTAGAAAGGGTAAAGAAAAAGAGGTTGCATAA
- a CDS encoding alpha/beta hydrolase codes for MVDFEQGTRQMDIPEILYRLFYPRREYVEDSKTPLAKNHFIQVDEGIKIGCRFFPSHENGPNILYFHGNGETVFDYDYVAPLYQKRGINIFVADYRGYGASDGEPTCTGIIKDSHHIFKGFKAFLSEQGYSGKLFVMGRSLGSAPAIEVAFHYQDELIGLIVESGFAVAQNQFMRLGVNYLFKDIKNPVGFGNDIKIKEIAIPTLIIHGEEDYIIPATEGKTLYELSGAKQKYSLFIPDAGHNDLMMMGMQEYMKAIEQFTKTDL; via the coding sequence ATGGTAGATTTTGAACAGGGAACAAGACAGATGGACATACCTGAGATATTATACCGTCTTTTTTATCCAAGAAGGGAATATGTAGAAGATAGTAAAACACCTTTGGCAAAAAACCATTTTATCCAGGTCGATGAAGGCATCAAAATAGGCTGCAGATTTTTCCCTTCTCACGAGAATGGCCCCAATATACTCTATTTTCACGGCAACGGCGAGACCGTCTTTGATTATGACTATGTTGCACCTTTATATCAAAAAAGGGGCATCAACATATTTGTAGCAGACTACAGGGGCTATGGAGCAAGTGATGGTGAACCAACCTGCACCGGCATCATAAAAGATAGCCATCATATTTTCAAAGGATTCAAGGCATTTCTTTCTGAACAGGGATATTCAGGTAAACTCTTTGTCATGGGAAGGTCTCTCGGTAGTGCACCTGCCATAGAGGTTGCATTTCATTATCAGGATGAACTAATAGGACTCATAGTGGAGAGCGGTTTTGCAGTGGCACAAAATCAGTTTATGCGTCTGGGTGTTAATTATCTATTCAAAGATATAAAAAACCCTGTAGGTTTTGGTAATGATATAAAAATAAAAGAGATCGCCATACCTACCCTTATAATTCACGGTGAAGAGGATTATATAATACCTGCCACTGAAGGAAAAACCCTATATGAACTATCCGGTGCAAAACAAAAGTATAGCCTTTTTATCCCTGATGCTGGGCATAATGACCTTATGATGATGGGCATGCAAGAATATATGAAGGCTATAGAGCAATTTACAAAAACAGACCTTTAA
- a CDS encoding ATP-binding protein has protein sequence MAEADSIYLSENLSRTLIDFIRTGIILTNREGLIRFTNKIALRMLGYEDRDLIGKDIQLLFLHDDIDIFLRNILHLTLNDSGFDGEALLKRGNGETLFVHVSTSLFKDDSVGHELIIFAVQDISLLKKMERECHSPPRITELEKITDQLSHQIRNPIVSISGFALRLVKGHVSLEEYAKYSEIIHKESKRLEYFIDRIVELSKVHYIKFSKINLKDIFKGLGNLYIRQDGAYRIIFPDPIIIPDEDLFCDPDLIIHAVTCIIQNSIEAIKDMGDIIVSLRVDEHNVTITIQDSGEGISPESLPFIFDPFFTTKFNNLGLGLTMAKRIVNGHKGTIEVASRLNEGTKVKLIIPKERRREIRRRLIQEVKDKG, from the coding sequence ATGGCCGAAGCAGATTCCATATATCTATCAGAGAATCTCAGTAGAACCCTTATTGATTTTATAAGAACAGGGATAATACTCACCAATAGAGAGGGTTTGATACGGTTTACAAACAAGATTGCCTTAAGGATGCTTGGCTATGAAGACAGAGATTTAATAGGTAAAGACATTCAGTTGTTGTTTCTCCATGATGACATAGATATTTTTTTAAGAAATATATTGCATTTGACATTAAATGACAGCGGTTTTGATGGTGAGGCATTACTTAAGCGTGGAAACGGAGAGACCCTATTTGTCCATGTCTCCACATCTTTGTTTAAGGACGATAGTGTGGGGCATGAACTTATAATATTCGCTGTTCAGGATATATCTCTTCTTAAAAAAATGGAAAGGGAATGTCATAGCCCACCAAGGATTACTGAGCTTGAAAAGATAACAGATCAATTATCACATCAGATAAGAAATCCAATTGTCTCCATAAGTGGTTTTGCCTTAAGATTGGTAAAAGGTCATGTATCTCTTGAGGAATACGCCAAATACAGTGAGATAATACATAAAGAATCAAAAAGACTTGAATATTTTATAGATCGAATAGTTGAATTATCAAAGGTCCATTATATTAAATTTTCTAAAATAAATTTAAAGGATATCTTTAAAGGATTGGGAAATTTATACATAAGACAAGATGGAGCCTACAGGATTATTTTTCCTGACCCAATTATAATTCCCGATGAAGACCTTTTCTGTGATCCTGATTTAATTATTCATGCAGTAACATGTATTATCCAGAACAGTATAGAGGCCATAAAAGACATGGGTGATATAATAGTTTCATTAAGAGTGGATGAACATAATGTAACTATAACAATTCAAGATAGCGGGGAAGGGATTAGCCCTGAATCATTGCCCTTTATATTTGACCCATTTTTTACCACAAAATTTAATAATCTTGGACTTGGGTTGACTATGGCAAAACGGATTGTTAATGGTCATAAAGGGACAATCGAGGTTGCCTCAAGATTGAATGAGGGCACAAAGGTGAAGTTAATAATCCCGAAAGAGAGACGGAGGGAGATCAGAAGGAGGCTTATTCAGGAGGTCAAAGACAAAGGGTGA
- a CDS encoding putative hydro-lyase, translating into MKDIKPKDFRAMVREGRWQFPTAGIAMGYAQMNLVILPEIYAFDFLLFCQRNPKPCPVIEIIEKGQYLTYLSAFEADIRTDVPGYNIYIDGNLKETRWGIKDIWSSDFVTFLIGCSFSFEDALVRAGIPIRHIEEKKNVPMFKTNIECRPGGIFQGKMVVTMRPIQKEKVFKAIQVTSRYASVHGGPIHMGDPEQIGIKDLNSPDFGDPVAVREDEVPVFWACGVTPQLAIMNARPHICITHKPGHMFVSDLLNEELAIF; encoded by the coding sequence ATGAAGGATATAAAACCAAAGGATTTTAGGGCTATGGTAAGGGAAGGGAGATGGCAATTCCCTACGGCAGGGATTGCCATGGGATATGCCCAGATGAATCTTGTCATTCTTCCAGAGATATATGCCTTTGATTTTCTCCTTTTCTGTCAGAGAAACCCAAAACCCTGCCCTGTCATAGAGATCATTGAAAAAGGACAATATTTAACCTATCTTTCAGCTTTTGAGGCAGATATAAGGACTGATGTCCCTGGATATAATATTTATATTGACGGTAATCTCAAAGAAACAAGGTGGGGGATCAAAGATATCTGGTCATCAGACTTTGTAACATTTTTAATAGGATGCAGTTTTTCCTTTGAAGATGCCCTTGTAAGGGCAGGTATTCCCATAAGACACATAGAAGAGAAGAAAAACGTCCCTATGTTTAAAACAAACATAGAGTGCAGACCTGGAGGTATCTTCCAAGGCAAAATGGTGGTAACCATGAGGCCAATACAAAAAGAAAAGGTCTTTAAGGCTATTCAGGTTACCTCACGCTATGCGTCTGTCCACGGAGGTCCTATCCACATGGGCGACCCCGAACAAATAGGGATAAAAGATCTAAACTCCCCTGATTTTGGCGACCCAGTAGCAGTAAGGGAAGATGAAGTGCCTGTGTTCTGGGCATGCGGCGTCACCCCTCAACTGGCCATCATGAATGCCCGACCTCATATCTGTATAACCCATAAGCCAGGGCACATGTTTGTCTCAGACCTTTTAAATGAAGAATTGGCAATATTCTAA